The following are encoded in a window of Castanea sativa cultivar Marrone di Chiusa Pesio chromosome 5, ASM4071231v1 genomic DNA:
- the LOC142635001 gene encoding uncharacterized protein LOC142635001, producing the protein MYLSVSEHVASAVLLRDNGAQLPVYYISKTLVDPETRYLPLEKLVLALMHSTQKLPYYFQAHIVHVLTEYSLQSFLRRSDFTGRIAKWGTRLGSFDIRYKSRNSVKGQVLADFIAEFSPRGTNITCVVEVKPWKVFVDGASNAAGARAGIVVITSKDLKLEHSFRLGFRASNNEAEYEALLAGLRVVMDLGAKEVEVYSDSLLVVSQVQGNFEAKDPPMIEYLRLAKQMMGNFMTVKIERIARGQNRHIDSLATLASSIADEVPRLIRVELVPEPSIATRALVIQVT; encoded by the coding sequence ATGTACCTTTCGGTATCCGAGCATGTAGCGAGTGCCGTACTACTGAGGGATAACGGTGCACAGCTTCCGGTTTATTACATCAGCAAGACGCTAGTCGACCCGGAGACCAGGTACTTACCACTGGAAAAACTGGTGCTGGCACTCATGCACTCCACCCAAAAATTACCCTATTATTTTCAGGCCCACATAGTCCACGTCTTGACCGAGTACTCGCTCCAGTCATTTTTGAGGAGATCTGACTTTACGGGgaggatagctaagtggggGACTCGGCTGGGCTCCTTCGACATCAGATACAAGTCGAGGAACTCAGTGAAGGGACAAGTGCTTGCGGATTTTATTGCCGAGTTCTCGCCGAGAGGTACGAACATAACCTGTGTAGTAGAAGTCAAGCCATGGAAGGTGTTTGTGGATGGAGCATCCAATGCAGCTGGAGCGAGGGCAGGGATCGTGGTCATCACCTCGAAAGATCTGAAGCTAGAACACTCATTCAGGTTAGGCTTTAGGGcttctaataatgaggccgagtatgaggcTCTACTGGCAGGACTAAGGGTTGTCATGGATCTGGGGGCAAAGGAGGTGGAAGTATACTCGGACTCCCTCCTCGTAGTAAGTCAGGTCCAAGGGAACTTCGAGGCCAAGGATCCCCCGATGATAGAATATCTGCGGCTAGCAAAACAGATGATGGGTAACTTTATGACAGTCAAGATCGAGCGGATAGCCCGGGGACAGAACCGGCACATCGATTCGTTGGCAACTCTAGCATCATCAATAGCTGACGAGGTACCTCGGCTGATCAGGGTGGAGTTGGTGCCTGAGCCGAGTATTGCCACTAGGGCACTGGTTATACAAGTCACTTAA
- the LOC142635000 gene encoding uncharacterized protein LOC142635000 — MGLPKESGLKESLTLKPLEDMRQLMRRIEEYKRLEDDRLQSKGKEPIINYPRNNGFNPKHRKDLRIQEPGPTVGGVSATSKEPIHRIIDRIKNEPYFKLPNRMAGDPSRRNRNLYCSYHRDKGHTTEQCRVLKDHLEQLVKAGHLKEFLVETGNQETRQVDRLRRNPLPPPLGVIEVIHAAPRAIKAPTTKGVLTVVSVEGGASKQPPGKKPRYSRQPIEFDDDDLEGTTQPHHDALIVTA; from the coding sequence ATGGGCCTACCCAAAGAATCTGGGCTGAAAGAATCGTTGACCTTAAAGCCTCTCGAGGATATGAGGCAGTTGATGAGGCGTATCGAAGAGTACAAGCGCTTAGAAGATGATCGGCTGCAATCCAAAGGGAAGGAGCCGATAATCAATTATCCTCGGAACAACGGCTTCAACCCCAAACACAGGAAGGATTTAAGAATTCAAGAGCCCGGCCCAACCGTTGGGGGAGTCAGCGCGACGTCCAAGGAGCCCATACACCGCATCATTGATAGGATAAAAAATGAGCCGTATTTTAAACTGCCGAACAGGATGGCGGGCGACCCGTCAAGGAGAAACCGAAATTTGTATTGCTCCTATCACAGGGATAAAGGGCACACCACCGAGCAGTGTAGGGTGTTGAAAGATCACCTGGAACAGTTGGTGAAGGCAGGGCATTTGAAAGAGTTTCTGGTGGAGACAGGGAATCAGGAGACCAGACAGGTTGACCGGCTGCGTCGAAACCCCCTCCCACCCCCTTTGGGAGTGATAGAGGTCATCCATGCAGCTCCGAGGGCAATTAAAGCACCCACAACAAAAGGGGTGTTGACCGTGGTGTCAGTGGAAGGAGGGGCGAGCAAACAACCCCCGGGTAAGAAGCCGAGGTACAGTAGACAACCCATCGAGTTCGACGATGACGACCTGGAAGGTACTACTCAGCCCCACCACGATGCTTTAATAGTCACGGCCTGA